In a single window of the Oecophyllibacter saccharovorans genome:
- a CDS encoding L-serine ammonia-lyase has translation MISIFDIFKVGIGPSSSHTVGPMRAAARFSAELGERMAREEAFRPARLQVTLYGSLAWTAQGHGTDRAVALGLCGEAPETVPLPLVMSILDQLEHTGEIEIALPDTPGIPKPSRVNAVAFQPSRDLVLDRDTLPPHHPNTLQFEALDSAGRVLLTERFCSVGGGFIVPENSLENAAYAQPDLPYPFRTGNELLELTRRTGLSIAALTRANEEAQMTGTAEERCAAVNKKLDHLIDVMMDCIEQGLSRPTSGPGNLLPGRLGAKRRAPAMYQRLLEREARAPAHALPHARMDWVSLFAMAVNEENAGFGRVVTAPTNGAAGVVPAVLRYWREFCAPPLSSETEVPDRDCETRTLMRDFLLTAGTLGALFKLNASISGAEVGCQGEVGVAASMAAGGLASVLGATPQQVENAAESAMEHHLGLTCDPVGGLVQIPCIERNAFGAIKAINAASLALCGDGSHRVSLDQVIHTMKETGRDMNARYKETSQGGLALNFPEC, from the coding sequence TTCGATATCTTCAAGGTGGGCATCGGTCCTTCCTCCTCCCACACGGTCGGTCCCATGCGGGCTGCTGCGCGGTTTTCAGCTGAGCTGGGAGAGAGAATGGCCCGGGAAGAGGCGTTCCGTCCCGCGCGCCTGCAGGTCACACTTTACGGCTCCCTGGCCTGGACGGCCCAAGGTCATGGAACGGACAGGGCGGTGGCCCTCGGCCTGTGTGGGGAAGCCCCCGAGACCGTTCCCCTCCCTCTGGTGATGTCCATTCTGGACCAACTGGAACACACTGGTGAGATTGAGATCGCCCTGCCTGATACGCCCGGCATTCCCAAACCCTCGAGAGTCAACGCCGTCGCCTTCCAGCCCAGCCGGGACCTGGTTCTTGATCGCGATACCCTGCCGCCGCACCATCCCAATACACTGCAGTTCGAAGCGCTTGATTCCGCGGGCCGCGTGCTTCTGACAGAACGGTTCTGTTCGGTGGGCGGGGGGTTTATCGTGCCGGAGAACTCACTGGAAAACGCAGCTTACGCTCAACCGGATCTGCCTTATCCTTTCCGTACCGGCAACGAGCTCTTGGAACTGACCCGCCGCACCGGGCTGAGCATTGCCGCTCTCACTCGCGCCAATGAGGAAGCGCAGATGACCGGCACGGCTGAAGAGCGATGTGCTGCGGTGAACAAAAAACTCGATCACCTGATCGACGTCATGATGGACTGCATCGAGCAGGGCCTGTCGCGCCCGACAAGTGGGCCTGGCAACCTGCTGCCAGGCAGGCTGGGGGCGAAGCGTCGGGCGCCGGCCATGTATCAGCGCCTTCTGGAACGCGAAGCGCGGGCGCCGGCCCATGCTCTGCCGCATGCGCGGATGGACTGGGTCAGTCTGTTTGCCATGGCCGTCAATGAAGAAAACGCCGGTTTCGGCCGCGTCGTCACCGCTCCGACCAACGGCGCGGCAGGCGTGGTGCCGGCCGTGCTGCGTTACTGGCGCGAATTCTGCGCACCGCCCTTGTCATCAGAAACGGAAGTGCCGGACCGGGACTGCGAGACCCGCACCCTCATGCGGGATTTCCTCCTGACAGCCGGCACCCTGGGCGCGCTGTTTAAACTCAACGCTTCGATTTCAGGGGCGGAAGTGGGCTGTCAGGGTGAGGTAGGCGTGGCAGCCAGTATGGCGGCTGGCGGTCTGGCAAGCGTGCTTGGCGCCACGCCCCAACAGGTGGAGAATGCCGCCGAGAGCGCCATGGAGCACCATCTTGGCCTGACTTGTGACCCTGTCGGTGGCCTGGTGCAGATACCCTGCATAGAGCGCAATGCCTTCGGCGCGATAAAGGCGATCAATGCCGCTTCCCTCGCACTGTGCGGGGACGGCAGTCACCGCGTTTCCCTTGATCAGGTCATCCACACCATGAAAGA